A genomic window from Nocardioides sp. BP30 includes:
- a CDS encoding DUF5994 family protein: MVTSKVSAPSEAPVRARGSVRLRLARSGAPGRLDGGWWPRSHDVALETIALADHFPSRFGRIVRVELSSHDWESAHHDLAAAGSRVAVDVLPAAERHIARLTMSDRTVLSLLVVPPGFSPDQGEEALLAAATSGNAHSAADLLEEVTDGPDIDPEDRWIDGDESWSRPGAVPSPLPTPTHAITRGT; this comes from the coding sequence ATGGTGACGTCGAAGGTGTCAGCTCCCTCCGAGGCGCCCGTGCGGGCCCGCGGTTCGGTGAGGCTCCGGCTGGCACGAAGCGGCGCCCCGGGCCGTCTGGACGGTGGCTGGTGGCCACGCAGCCACGATGTCGCGCTCGAGACGATCGCCCTGGCGGACCACTTCCCGTCGCGGTTCGGCCGGATCGTGCGGGTCGAGCTCTCGTCGCACGACTGGGAGTCCGCGCACCACGATCTGGCGGCCGCCGGTAGTCGCGTGGCGGTCGACGTGCTTCCCGCGGCGGAGCGCCATATCGCGCGGCTGACGATGTCGGACCGGACCGTCCTCTCGCTGCTCGTCGTTCCTCCCGGGTTCTCCCCCGACCAGGGTGAGGAAGCACTGCTGGCGGCGGCCACGTCGGGCAACGCGCACTCGGCCGCCGACCTGCTCGAGGAGGTCACCGACGGCCCGGACATCGACCCGGAGGATCGCTGGATCGACGGCGACGAATCCTGGTCGCGACCCGGCGCCGTACCGAGCCCGCTCCCGACGCCGACGCACGCGATCACCCGCGGAACCTGA
- a CDS encoding GAF and ANTAR domain-containing protein → MTSSSEGESTSTDVPLTREDLVARTFVMLTDTLVADYDVIDMLDRLVHSCVELLGVAQAGLVLIDQRDDLHLMASSDEATRVVELFQLQGAEGGPCVEASRTGAAVDVDDLQASTRWPRFAATALRLGFCSVHAIPMRLREQTIGALNLFQTEAGPLSASDRRLARALADVATIAILQQRSLHRSSLLTEQLQAALQTRVVIEQAKGILAEYGSVGMDIAFEALRGHARSHNLKLGIVAERLVRRELTPGLLLPQGGTRPHRR, encoded by the coding sequence ATGACCAGCAGTAGTGAGGGCGAGAGCACCTCGACCGACGTACCGCTGACGCGTGAGGACCTCGTGGCCCGCACCTTCGTGATGCTGACGGACACCCTGGTCGCCGACTACGACGTCATCGACATGCTGGACCGCCTCGTCCACAGCTGCGTGGAGCTGCTCGGCGTGGCGCAGGCCGGGCTCGTGCTGATCGATCAGCGCGACGACCTGCACCTCATGGCGTCCTCCGACGAGGCGACGCGGGTCGTCGAGCTGTTCCAGTTGCAGGGTGCGGAGGGCGGCCCGTGTGTCGAGGCGTCCCGGACCGGGGCAGCGGTCGACGTCGACGACCTCCAGGCGTCGACGCGGTGGCCGCGCTTCGCTGCGACAGCCCTCCGGCTCGGTTTCTGCTCGGTGCATGCCATCCCGATGCGGCTGCGGGAGCAGACCATCGGCGCGCTGAACCTCTTCCAGACCGAGGCCGGCCCGTTGAGCGCCTCGGATCGGCGGCTGGCGCGAGCGCTTGCCGACGTGGCCACGATCGCGATCCTCCAACAGCGGTCCCTGCACCGGAGCTCCCTGCTGACCGAGCAGCTTCAAGCCGCCCTCCAGACCAGGGTGGTCATCGAGCAGGCCAAGGGCATCCTCGCCGAGTACGGCTCGGTCGGCATGGACATCGCCTTCGAGGCCCTGCGCGGCCACGCCCGCAGCCACAACCTCAAGCTCGGCATCGTGGCCGAGAGGCTGGTACGTCGAGAGCTGACCCCCGGCCTCCTCCTCCCCCAGGGCGGCACGCGACCTCACCGCAGGTGA
- a CDS encoding fatty acid desaturase family protein — protein sequence MPGSRGDVPVMVGEAGGAAGGPGEASCAGVTYSGGYGDLTRQVRTAGLLRRHPSAFAAHAVALLLVLVAVVMLMTALRDSWWILVAAPLLAVIATRFSFLGHDLGHRQITRSAMGSRVLGLLVGNLLSGLSYDWWVRKHNAHHAHPNDLASDPDVRAGALIWHPSQGAGRRGVGAWWTRHQAALFFPLLSLEAVNLHISSVRALVVPNLRLRAAEATLLAAHFAGYGVLLALTMSWPQAIVFLILHKSVQGLYLGCSFAPNHKGMPILSDEQAQDPLLRQVLTSRNVRGGPVTDALLGGLNYQIEHHLFPSMPRSNLRFAQPLVRAFCVERDIPYVECSALGSYRAAITHMHRVGATVHG from the coding sequence ATGCCCGGGTCGCGCGGCGACGTACCCGTCATGGTGGGCGAGGCCGGGGGAGCCGCCGGCGGTCCGGGCGAGGCATCGTGCGCCGGGGTCACCTACAGCGGCGGCTATGGCGACCTGACCCGCCAGGTGCGCACCGCCGGCCTCCTGCGCCGGCACCCGTCGGCCTTCGCGGCGCACGCGGTCGCCCTCCTGCTCGTCCTGGTCGCGGTCGTGATGCTCATGACGGCCCTGCGCGACTCGTGGTGGATCCTCGTAGCTGCGCCCCTGCTCGCGGTGATCGCGACCCGGTTCAGCTTCCTGGGCCACGACCTCGGCCACCGTCAGATCACCCGGAGCGCGATGGGCAGCAGGGTGCTCGGGCTGCTGGTCGGCAATCTCCTCAGCGGCCTGAGCTATGACTGGTGGGTGCGCAAGCACAACGCCCACCACGCGCATCCCAACGATCTGGCCTCCGACCCGGACGTCCGCGCTGGCGCCCTGATCTGGCACCCCAGCCAGGGTGCGGGGCGCCGCGGCGTCGGCGCCTGGTGGACCCGCCATCAGGCAGCGCTCTTCTTCCCGCTGTTGAGCCTGGAGGCGGTCAATCTGCACATCTCCAGCGTGCGGGCGCTCGTCGTGCCGAACCTGCGCCTCCGGGCGGCGGAGGCGACGCTGCTGGCCGCTCACTTCGCCGGGTACGGCGTGCTGCTCGCCCTGACGATGAGCTGGCCGCAGGCGATCGTCTTCCTCATCCTGCACAAGAGCGTGCAGGGTCTCTACCTGGGCTGCTCCTTCGCGCCCAACCACAAGGGCATGCCGATCCTGTCCGACGAACAGGCGCAGGATCCGCTGCTGCGGCAGGTGCTCACGTCGCGCAACGTACGCGGCGGCCCGGTGACCGACGCGCTGCTCGGCGGGCTCAACTACCAGATCGAGCACCACCTCTTCCCGAGCATGCCGCGGTCCAACCTCCGCTTCGCGCAGCCGCTGGTGCGTGCCTTCTGCGTCGAGCGCGACATCCCCTACGTCGAGTGCAGTGCCCTCGGCTCCTACCGTGCGGCGATCACCCACATGCATCGGGTGGGGGCGACGGTGCACGGGTAG
- a CDS encoding ATP-binding protein — translation METTLHWSHHLLLPCAPDSAARARFFIRGELVEHDLTHLSDDVELVVGELASNAIVHARTPFSVSLAANTVFVLVRVRDQAPASTLRPPRADFLTATDPARIGGRGLLLVEVFSSSWGVEPERDGGKTVWATFSIDQA, via the coding sequence ATGGAAACTACCCTCCACTGGTCGCACCACCTGCTCCTGCCGTGCGCACCGGACAGTGCCGCCCGGGCTCGCTTCTTCATCCGGGGTGAGCTTGTGGAGCACGACCTCACCCACCTGAGCGACGACGTCGAGCTCGTGGTGGGCGAGCTGGCGAGCAATGCCATCGTGCATGCGAGGACGCCCTTCAGCGTCTCCCTGGCCGCCAACACCGTCTTCGTCCTGGTCCGGGTCAGGGACCAGGCACCGGCCTCGACGCTGCGCCCACCGCGCGCGGACTTCCTGACCGCGACGGATCCCGCGCGGATCGGTGGCCGCGGGCTCCTGCTGGTCGAGGTGTTCTCCAGCAGCTGGGGCGTGGAGCCCGAGCGCGACGGAGGCAAGACGGTCTGGGCCACGTTCTCGATCGATCAGGCGTGA
- a CDS encoding GAF domain-containing sensor histidine kinase, with protein sequence MDLLPQLLRTLTSVSSDAAIRAMLDGAARGSQGLLPVDGAGIVLLHPARTRTYVGASDSASLEFERLQSSLAQGPCFAAHHGLRSCCVPDLSRAEGTEDVGGFEQFATAARRRGLVGVFAFPLRHNGVSLGALDLYRMAPGALSAADMRMAQDIADFVATYVGAVLRGVALRSEAIRTHEEIALLNALRDERQFLATAIHELSNSVASIAGFTWVLEHATGTLSERQHQLVAAVRRNAGDMGALAADILTMLSRAPGTAPSAGSHELVDLRTVVSALRERLPVTAEAGPELVFQLPDRPVAVEGDPEQLQRMLANVLGNAIKYTQPGGTVVCALHRQGEHAHLQVRDSGIGIEAADEAHVFQGYFRGANAREQGIPGSGLGLAIVKAIAEEHGGRVSLASRLGAGTQVRIILPLAHPDGPPP encoded by the coding sequence ATGGATCTCTTGCCGCAGCTGCTCCGCACGCTCACCTCGGTCTCGAGCGACGCCGCCATCCGTGCGATGCTCGACGGAGCAGCTCGCGGAAGCCAGGGCCTGCTTCCTGTCGACGGCGCTGGCATCGTGCTGCTGCACCCGGCTCGGACGCGGACCTATGTCGGCGCTTCGGACTCGGCGTCGTTGGAGTTCGAGCGACTGCAGAGCTCGCTGGCGCAGGGCCCCTGTTTCGCAGCCCACCACGGGTTGCGGTCGTGCTGCGTCCCGGACCTCTCGCGCGCGGAGGGCACCGAGGACGTCGGGGGCTTCGAGCAGTTCGCGACCGCCGCTCGCCGACGGGGCCTGGTGGGGGTATTCGCTTTCCCGTTGCGTCACAACGGCGTCTCCCTCGGCGCCCTCGACCTCTACCGGATGGCGCCGGGAGCCTTGAGCGCGGCGGACATGCGGATGGCTCAGGACATCGCCGACTTCGTCGCCACGTACGTCGGGGCGGTCCTGAGAGGAGTCGCCCTCCGGAGCGAGGCGATCCGGACGCATGAGGAGATCGCCCTGCTGAACGCTCTGCGGGACGAGCGTCAGTTCCTCGCGACGGCGATCCACGAGCTCAGCAACTCGGTCGCCAGCATCGCCGGTTTCACCTGGGTCCTCGAGCACGCGACGGGGACCCTCTCCGAGCGCCAGCACCAGCTCGTCGCCGCGGTCCGCCGCAATGCCGGCGACATGGGCGCTCTCGCCGCGGACATCCTGACGATGCTCAGCCGTGCGCCCGGCACGGCCCCGAGCGCGGGCTCGCACGAGCTGGTGGACCTGCGCACGGTGGTGAGTGCCCTCCGTGAACGGCTCCCGGTCACCGCTGAGGCGGGACCGGAGCTCGTCTTCCAGCTCCCGGATCGACCGGTCGCCGTCGAGGGCGACCCCGAGCAGCTGCAGCGGATGCTCGCCAACGTGCTCGGCAACGCCATCAAGTACACCCAGCCGGGAGGAACGGTCGTCTGCGCGCTGCACCGGCAGGGCGAGCACGCTCACCTCCAGGTGCGCGACAGCGGCATCGGCATCGAGGCCGCGGACGAGGCGCACGTCTTCCAGGGCTACTTCCGGGGCGCCAACGCGCGCGAGCAGGGCATCCCGGGCTCCGGTCTGGGTCTGGCCATCGTGAAGGCCATCGCCGAGGAGCACGGCGGCCGGGTCTCGCTGGCGTCCAGGCTCGGCGCGGGCACGCAGGTACGGATCATCCTGCCGCTCGCCCACCCCGACGGGCCGCCGCCGTAG
- a CDS encoding PAC2 family protein, with amino-acid sequence MIELQQTRDLVDPVVIAAFEGWNDAADAATGVIDHLIEVWNAQVVGALDPEDYYDFQVNRPRVGIDESGRRSITWPTTQIAVASPPDLKRDVILIRGIEPSMRWRQFTAELLAATDELGGRFIVTLGALLADTPHTRPIPVNGTASDSDLADRLDLEEPTYEGPSGIVGVLQDASTSLGLPGVSYWAAVPHYVAQPPCPKATLALVGRLEELLDCSIPLGDLPEDARAWERGVDELAEEDEDIADYVRSLEETRDTADLPEASGEAIAREFERYLKRRGDDS; translated from the coding sequence GTGATCGAGCTGCAGCAGACCCGCGACCTCGTCGACCCCGTGGTGATCGCGGCGTTCGAGGGATGGAACGACGCGGCCGACGCGGCCACGGGGGTGATCGACCACCTCATCGAGGTGTGGAACGCCCAGGTGGTGGGCGCGCTCGATCCGGAGGACTACTACGACTTCCAGGTCAACCGACCCCGTGTCGGGATCGATGAGTCCGGCCGGCGCAGCATCACCTGGCCGACCACCCAGATCGCCGTGGCCTCGCCGCCCGACCTCAAGCGCGATGTCATCCTGATCCGCGGCATCGAGCCCTCGATGAGGTGGCGACAGTTCACCGCCGAGCTGCTGGCGGCCACCGACGAGCTCGGCGGTCGGTTCATCGTGACCCTCGGCGCGCTGCTCGCCGACACCCCGCACACCCGGCCGATCCCGGTCAACGGCACGGCCTCCGATTCCGACCTCGCCGATCGCCTCGATCTGGAGGAGCCGACCTACGAGGGTCCCAGCGGCATCGTGGGGGTGCTCCAGGACGCCTCCACCAGCCTCGGCCTGCCCGGCGTGTCCTACTGGGCGGCGGTCCCGCACTACGTCGCGCAACCGCCGTGTCCCAAGGCGACGCTGGCCCTGGTCGGTCGGCTCGAGGAGCTGCTCGACTGCTCGATCCCGCTCGGCGACCTGCCCGAGGACGCGCGGGCATGGGAGCGCGGGGTGGACGAGCTGGCCGAGGAGGACGAGGACATCGCCGACTACGTCCGATCGCTGGAGGAGACCCGCGACACCGCCGACCTGCCGGAGGCCTCCGGCGAGGCGATCGCGCGCGAGTTCGAGCGCTACCTCAAGCGCCGGGGGGACGACAGCTGA
- a CDS encoding DUF5994 family protein → MAMNASPRFVLRMGPDQRPILGAWWPRSRVLGSELADLFASWPTEAGRIVRVLYSPPDWDDRPRSAPVAGRRIKTGCFPQDDTHRLVLTMLDGRRIPIGVIPSATAQARAAVLLDDAAGPAAPAAPSAGGGEESFAVWDNEGGPSPRSEPGRGHPPTHRPDLPLPGDQ, encoded by the coding sequence ATGGCCATGAATGCGTCCCCGCGATTCGTCCTTCGGATGGGTCCCGACCAGCGCCCGATCCTCGGTGCCTGGTGGCCGCGTAGTCGCGTGCTGGGTTCCGAGCTCGCGGATCTCTTCGCATCCTGGCCCACCGAGGCGGGCCGGATCGTGCGTGTGCTGTACTCGCCTCCGGACTGGGACGACCGTCCGAGATCCGCGCCGGTGGCCGGGCGCCGGATCAAGACCGGGTGCTTCCCCCAGGACGACACCCATCGCCTGGTGCTGACGATGCTCGACGGCCGGCGCATCCCGATCGGCGTCATCCCTTCGGCGACAGCACAGGCACGCGCCGCCGTCCTCCTCGATGACGCGGCCGGCCCCGCCGCGCCCGCCGCGCCGTCGGCAGGCGGCGGCGAGGAGTCCTTCGCCGTGTGGGACAACGAGGGCGGACCCTCGCCTCGCTCCGAGCCCGGCCGCGGCCACCCACCCACGCATCGGCCCGACCTTCCGCTTCCAGGCGACCAGTGA
- a CDS encoding ANTAR domain-containing protein, which produces MACVGAAGVDGAGLSLTRGSTHEPIFGTDAVAEALELTQFTLGEGPCVDATAFGVPVLVPDLEDLRDGHAGRWPVFASEALALGVRAIYALPLRIGVVAIGAADLYRRESAPLEGEELSRALSAVDAVALTLLDGGALGDRDPDPLPLRSLEVHRAAGMVMMQLGVSIDKALIRLRATAFAEGISVETLASDVVQGHRRFEEAQ; this is translated from the coding sequence GTGGCTTGTGTCGGAGCCGCCGGCGTCGACGGTGCCGGCCTGTCCTTGACGCGCGGGAGCACCCATGAGCCGATCTTCGGCACGGATGCGGTCGCCGAAGCGTTGGAGTTGACGCAGTTCACCCTCGGCGAGGGGCCCTGCGTGGACGCCACCGCCTTCGGGGTACCGGTCCTCGTGCCGGATCTCGAGGATCTCCGAGACGGTCACGCTGGGCGGTGGCCGGTGTTCGCCAGCGAGGCGTTGGCGCTGGGCGTGCGCGCCATCTATGCGTTGCCCCTGCGCATCGGTGTCGTGGCCATCGGCGCCGCAGACCTGTATCGGCGCGAATCGGCCCCGCTCGAGGGGGAGGAGCTGTCCCGAGCACTGAGCGCCGTCGACGCGGTCGCCCTCACCCTCCTCGACGGGGGAGCGCTCGGTGACCGGGACCCCGACCCGCTGCCGCTCAGGAGCCTGGAGGTGCATCGGGCGGCCGGGATGGTGATGATGCAGCTGGGCGTGAGCATCGACAAGGCGCTGATCAGGCTGCGCGCCACGGCGTTCGCCGAGGGGATCTCCGTCGAGACGCTGGCGAGTGACGTGGTGCAGGGCCATCGGCGATTCGAGGAGGCTCAGTGA
- the metH gene encoding methionine synthase, giving the protein MSLRPDATEALTAALRQRIMVIDGAMGTAIQRDRPDEAGYRGERFKDWPTDVIGNNDLLTLTQPEIIAGIHREYLEAGADIIETNTFNANAISMADYGMEELAYELNYESARLARACADEFSTPEKPRYVAGALGPTSRTASISPDVNDPGARNISYEELVAAYATATRGLLEGGADIIIIETIFDTLNAKAAIYAVEQVYAEHGRRWPVIISGTITDASGRTLSGQVTEAFWDSVRHARPIAVGLNCALGAQEMRPYIAELARVADTFVSCYPNAGLPNAFGEYDEGPAETAGHVSEFASAGFVNIVGGCCGTTPAHIKAIAEAVADTPRRTPSTPEPGLRLSGLEPFTVTDESLFVNVGERTNITGSARFRNLIKAGDYDTALSVAAQQVENGAQVIDVNMDEGMIDGVAAMDRFLKLIASEPDISRVPVMIDSSKWEVIEAGLRCVQGKPIVNSISLKEGEGPFIEHALACKQYGAAAVVMAFDEDGQADSYERRIAICERAYRILVDRVGFDPEDIIFDPNVFAVGTGIEEHANYGVDFIEATRWIKQNLPGAKISGGISNVSFSFRGNNPVREAIHAVFLYHAIQAGLSMGIVNAGALVTYDEIDPELRDAIEDVVLNRTDDSVAATERLLELAEKHRGSGEEAEAKVDEWRSLPVGERITHALVKGLDAFVEQDTEELRATLAADGRRPIEVIEGPLMDGMNVVGDLFGAGKMFLPQVVKSARVMKKAVAYLIPYIEEEKAADPSLAGADTNGRIVMATVKGDVHDIGKNIVGVVLQCNNYEVIDLGVMVPAQKILDTAAEVGADIIGLSGLITPSLDEMVNFAAEMQRQGLDIPLLIGGATTSRAHTAVKVDPKYDGPVVWVKDASRSVPVAAQLLGERRGELMASIKEDYDALRARHAEKHDRPLLTYAQARSNATPMDWASYTPPRPAQLGVHVLSDYPVSELREYIDWQPFFNAWEMKGRFPDLLNSPVTGEAASKLYADAQAMLDRIDAEGWLRPRGVYGLFPAGSTGEDVTVWADESRTQVRTTLHQLRQQGQHRDGIPNRSLADYVAPVDSGLEDWVGAFAVTAGTELPERVKAYKDALDDYNAILLEALADRLAEAFAERLHQRVRTEFWGYAAEDGVSNEDLIKELYAGIRPAPGYPACPEHTEKRTIWDLLDVEANTGISLTESMAMWPGASVSGIYYSHPQSQYFVVGRLGQDQVADYARRKGWALTEAERWLGSNLGYEPED; this is encoded by the coding sequence ATGAGTCTGCGTCCCGACGCCACCGAGGCCCTCACCGCTGCGCTCCGTCAGCGGATCATGGTCATCGACGGAGCGATGGGCACCGCCATCCAGCGCGACCGTCCCGACGAGGCCGGCTACCGCGGCGAGCGGTTCAAGGACTGGCCCACGGACGTGATCGGCAACAACGACCTGCTGACGCTGACCCAGCCGGAGATCATCGCCGGCATCCACCGCGAGTACCTCGAGGCCGGCGCCGACATCATCGAGACGAACACGTTCAACGCGAACGCGATCTCGATGGCCGACTACGGCATGGAGGAGCTCGCCTACGAGCTCAACTACGAGTCGGCCCGGCTGGCGCGCGCGTGCGCCGACGAGTTCAGCACGCCGGAGAAGCCCCGCTACGTCGCCGGCGCCCTCGGCCCGACCAGCCGGACCGCCAGCATCAGCCCCGACGTCAACGACCCCGGTGCGCGCAACATCAGCTATGAGGAGCTGGTGGCGGCGTACGCGACGGCCACCCGCGGCCTGCTCGAGGGCGGCGCCGACATCATCATCATCGAGACGATCTTCGACACGCTCAACGCCAAGGCCGCGATCTACGCCGTCGAGCAGGTCTACGCCGAGCACGGCCGTCGCTGGCCCGTGATCATCTCCGGCACCATCACCGACGCCTCCGGCCGCACGCTGTCCGGTCAGGTCACCGAGGCGTTCTGGGACTCGGTGCGCCACGCCCGCCCGATCGCCGTCGGCCTCAACTGCGCGCTCGGCGCGCAGGAGATGCGGCCCTACATCGCCGAGCTCGCGCGCGTCGCGGACACCTTCGTGTCGTGCTACCCCAACGCAGGCCTGCCCAACGCCTTCGGCGAGTACGACGAGGGCCCCGCCGAGACCGCCGGCCACGTCTCGGAGTTCGCCTCGGCGGGCTTCGTCAATATCGTCGGCGGCTGCTGCGGCACCACGCCTGCGCACATCAAGGCGATCGCCGAGGCCGTCGCCGACACCCCGCGGCGGACGCCCTCGACCCCCGAGCCGGGGCTGCGGCTCTCCGGACTCGAACCGTTCACCGTCACCGACGAGAGCCTGTTCGTCAACGTCGGTGAGCGGACGAACATCACCGGCTCGGCGCGGTTCCGCAACCTGATCAAGGCCGGCGACTACGACACCGCGCTGTCGGTCGCCGCCCAGCAGGTGGAGAACGGCGCCCAGGTCATCGACGTCAACATGGACGAGGGCATGATCGACGGGGTCGCGGCGATGGACCGCTTCCTCAAGCTGATCGCGTCCGAGCCGGACATCAGCCGGGTGCCGGTGATGATCGACTCCTCCAAGTGGGAGGTCATCGAGGCCGGTCTGCGCTGCGTCCAGGGCAAGCCGATCGTGAACTCCATCTCGCTCAAGGAGGGCGAGGGGCCGTTCATCGAGCACGCGCTCGCCTGCAAGCAGTACGGCGCGGCTGCCGTCGTGATGGCGTTCGACGAGGACGGCCAGGCCGACTCCTACGAGCGCCGGATCGCGATCTGCGAGCGGGCCTACCGCATCCTGGTCGATCGGGTCGGCTTCGACCCCGAGGACATCATCTTCGACCCGAACGTCTTCGCCGTGGGCACGGGCATCGAGGAGCACGCCAACTACGGTGTCGACTTCATCGAGGCCACCCGCTGGATCAAGCAGAACCTTCCCGGCGCGAAGATCTCCGGCGGCATCTCCAACGTCTCCTTCTCCTTCCGCGGCAACAATCCGGTCCGCGAGGCGATCCACGCCGTCTTCCTCTACCACGCCATCCAGGCGGGCCTGTCGATGGGCATCGTGAACGCCGGTGCGCTGGTGACCTACGACGAGATCGACCCGGAGCTGCGCGACGCGATCGAGGACGTCGTGCTCAACCGAACCGACGACTCGGTGGCCGCCACCGAGCGGCTGCTGGAGCTGGCCGAGAAGCACCGCGGCAGCGGCGAGGAGGCCGAGGCGAAGGTCGACGAGTGGCGCTCGCTGCCGGTCGGTGAGCGGATCACCCACGCCCTGGTCAAGGGCCTCGACGCCTTCGTCGAGCAGGACACCGAGGAGCTTCGGGCCACCCTGGCCGCCGACGGTCGCCGACCGATCGAGGTGATCGAGGGCCCGCTGATGGACGGCATGAACGTCGTCGGCGACCTGTTCGGCGCCGGCAAGATGTTCCTGCCGCAGGTGGTGAAGTCGGCGCGCGTGATGAAGAAGGCCGTCGCCTACCTCATCCCGTACATCGAGGAGGAGAAGGCCGCCGACCCCTCCCTGGCCGGCGCCGACACCAACGGCAGGATCGTCATGGCCACGGTCAAGGGCGATGTGCACGACATCGGCAAGAACATCGTCGGCGTGGTGCTGCAGTGCAACAACTACGAGGTCATCGACCTCGGCGTGATGGTGCCTGCCCAGAAGATCCTCGACACGGCCGCCGAGGTCGGCGCCGACATCATCGGCCTGTCCGGCCTGATCACGCCCAGCCTGGACGAGATGGTGAACTTCGCCGCCGAGATGCAGCGCCAGGGCCTCGACATCCCGCTGCTCATCGGCGGCGCCACCACCTCGCGTGCGCACACGGCGGTCAAGGTGGATCCGAAGTACGACGGGCCCGTCGTCTGGGTCAAGGACGCCTCGCGGTCGGTCCCGGTGGCCGCGCAGCTGCTCGGCGAGCGACGCGGCGAGCTGATGGCCTCGATCAAGGAGGACTACGACGCGCTGCGCGCCCGGCACGCGGAGAAGCACGACCGCCCGCTGCTCACCTACGCGCAGGCGCGCAGCAACGCCACGCCGATGGACTGGGCGTCGTACACGCCCCCGCGTCCGGCGCAGCTGGGCGTGCACGTGCTCAGCGACTACCCGGTCAGCGAGCTGCGCGAGTACATCGACTGGCAGCCGTTCTTCAACGCCTGGGAGATGAAGGGCAGGTTCCCCGACCTGCTGAACAGCCCCGTCACCGGCGAGGCGGCGAGCAAGCTGTACGCCGACGCCCAGGCCATGCTCGACCGGATCGACGCCGAGGGCTGGCTGCGTCCGCGCGGCGTGTACGGCCTGTTCCCGGCCGGTTCGACGGGTGAGGACGTCACCGTGTGGGCCGACGAGTCGCGCACGCAGGTGCGGACGACGCTGCACCAGCTGCGCCAGCAGGGCCAGCACCGCGACGGGATCCCGAACCGGTCGCTGGCGGACTACGTCGCGCCGGTCGACTCCGGTCTCGAGGACTGGGTCGGAGCGTTCGCCGTCACTGCCGGCACCGAGCTGCCCGAGCGGGTCAAGGCCTACAAGGACGCGCTGGACGACTACAACGCGATCCTGCTCGAGGCGCTCGCGGACCGGCTCGCCGAGGCGTTCGCCGAGCGGCTCCACCAGCGCGTGCGCACGGAGTTCTGGGGCTATGCCGCCGAGGACGGGGTGAGCAACGAGGACCTGATCAAGGAGCTGTACGCCGGCATCCGGCCCGCGCCCGGCTACCCGGCCTGCCCCGAGCACACCGAGAAGCGGACGATCTGGGACCTGCTCGATGTCGAGGCCAACACCGGCATCTCGCTGACCGAGTCGATGGCCATGTGGCCGGGAGCCTCGGTCTCGGGCATCTACTACAGCCACCCGCAGTCGCAGTACTTCGTGGTCGGCCGGCTCGGCCAGGACCAGGTGGCGGACTACGCCAGGCGCAAGGGCTGGGCGCTGACCGAGGCGGAGCGGTGGCTCGGGTCGAACCTCGGCTACGAGCCCGAGGACTGA